A single Ancylothrix sp. D3o DNA region contains:
- a CDS encoding ABC transporter permease, whose translation MNDDFDPQPLRPFMKDKTIRPTVFWRLAEDIPKPLSTGLAIASIAVPFLLWWLVTTLGNVDPKFLPSPGKVWEAFGRLWSTRELLKDTVASLWRVGVGFLWAALFSIPVGVLMGSFPSIRALLEPIFGLMRYMPAPAFIPLLILYLGIGEEPKIMLIFMGVFFFNSLMVMDTVKFVPKDLIEATYMLGGNRWETLTQVILPHVLPGILDACRINLAAAWQLVIVSELIAASEGLGRRISVAGRFLKTDEIFVGLIVIGIIGLTFDLVFQYFLNVSCKWASQKR comes from the coding sequence CCCTACGGTTTTCTGGCGGTTGGCAGAAGACATTCCCAAACCTTTAAGTACGGGATTGGCAATTGCATCTATTGCTGTGCCTTTCTTGCTGTGGTGGTTGGTAACAACTCTGGGAAATGTTGACCCTAAATTTCTGCCTTCGCCGGGGAAAGTTTGGGAAGCTTTTGGCCGGCTTTGGAGTACCCGCGAACTTTTAAAAGATACGGTGGCAAGTTTATGGCGGGTGGGGGTAGGGTTTTTGTGGGCGGCGCTTTTTTCGATTCCTGTTGGCGTTTTGATGGGGAGTTTTCCCAGTATTCGCGCTTTGCTGGAACCGATTTTTGGCTTGATGCGATATATGCCGGCACCGGCTTTTATTCCCCTGTTAATTCTTTATTTGGGAATTGGCGAAGAACCGAAAATTATGTTAATTTTCATGGGGGTATTTTTCTTTAATTCACTGATGGTAATGGATACGGTGAAGTTTGTTCCCAAAGATTTAATCGAGGCGACTTATATGCTGGGAGGAAATCGTTGGGAAACGCTAACTCAGGTGATTTTACCCCACGTTTTACCCGGAATTCTTGATGCTTGCCGCATCAATTTAGCTGCTGCTTGGCAGTTGGTAATTGTCTCGGAATTGATTGCGGCTTCGGAAGGTTTAGGCCGGCGAATTAGTGTGGCGGGCCGGTTTCTAAAAACCGATGAAATTTTTGTCGGTTTGATTGTGATTGGAATAATTGGATTAACATTTGATTTGGTTTTCCAATATTTCCTCAATGTTAGCTGTAAATGGGCAAGCCAAAAACGCTAA